In Chryseobacterium oranimense, a single window of DNA contains:
- a CDS encoding L-ribulose-5-phosphate 4-epimerase, with product MNTYKELQRECYEANMQLDALKLVVYTFGNVSAVDRDKGVFAIKPSGVPYDILKPEDMVILDFDANVIQGRLRPSSDTKTHAYLYKNWENIGGISHTHAIYSVAWAQAQMDIPVFGTTHADHLTTDIPCAPPMRDELIQGNYEYNTGIQILECFTEKKLSPEEVEMVLIGNHGPFTWGKNAEKAVYNSKVLETIAEMAYLTRQINPDAERLKEALIKKHYERKHGKNAYYGQ from the coding sequence ATGAATACCTATAAAGAACTCCAAAGAGAATGTTATGAAGCGAATATGCAGCTGGATGCGCTGAAGCTGGTGGTCTATACCTTCGGAAATGTAAGTGCTGTAGACCGTGATAAAGGTGTTTTTGCCATTAAACCAAGCGGTGTTCCTTATGACATTTTAAAGCCGGAAGATATGGTGATTCTGGACTTTGATGCCAATGTAATTCAAGGCCGGCTCAGACCTTCTTCCGATACTAAAACCCATGCATATCTGTACAAAAACTGGGAAAATATCGGTGGTATTTCCCATACTCATGCCATTTATTCTGTGGCGTGGGCACAGGCACAGATGGATATTCCTGTTTTCGGAACCACCCATGCAGATCATCTTACGACAGATATTCCCTGTGCTCCCCCCATGCGAGATGAGCTGATTCAGGGAAATTATGAGTACAACACAGGAATACAGATTCTGGAATGCTTTACAGAAAAAAAACTCTCTCCGGAAGAAGTGGAAATGGTTCTTATTGGCAATCATGGCCCCTTCACATGGGGGAAAAATGCTGAAAAAGCAGTATACAACAGCAAAGTACTGGAAACCATTGCCGAAATGGCATATCTCACAAGACAGATCAATCCGGACGCAGAACGTTTGAAAGAGGCGCTCATCAAAAAGCACTATGAACGCAAGCACGGTAAGAATGCTTACTACGGACAATAA
- a CDS encoding alpha-L-arabinofuranosidase C-terminal domain-containing protein gives MSTKNTIFSITMSLGCTLFSAQHTTVRTYNLDLKENPAPVTIQPTMYGIFFEDINFAADGGLYAELIKNRSFEFDEPFTGWKQPNTKTLSPNLDSGFLTIYTDHSKSNKNYARITVLNNKNYLLENEGFRGIGIHEGAKYDFSFDLENVSGNIAAVNARLVDESGKEIASVSTIIKQKGWQKYNTVLQTPRTVEKAKLQITFTGNGIVNMDMISLFPQDTWKNRKGGLRRDLVQKLDDLQPGFLRFPGGCIVEGRTLAERYQWKKTVGNVADREYLINKWSTGFPHRLTPDYGQSFGLGFFEYFQLSEELGAEPVPILSCGMACQFNTAELVKMEDLDPYVQDALDLIEFANGDSGTTKWGKLRADMGHAKPFNLKLIGVGNEQWGPDYIERYKVFEKAIHAKYPGIKIISGSGPSPDGEFFEYGWKELKQLNAQIVDEHYYNSPDWFMRNAGRYDHYDRSGPKVFAGEYAAQSVGVVKPDNKNNWLTALSEAAFMTGLERNAEVVHMTSYAPLFAHTDGWQWTPDLIWFNNLKSYATPNYYVQKLFSNNKGTDLLKVENEGKALSGQENLYATAVKDTKKNEIIIKIVNTDAQAKKININPINLKVGKKLNRIDLSAPALSSENNFNTESVMPKEETSLLKNGKISAEIPANSLVVLKLELI, from the coding sequence ATGTCAACAAAAAATACAATATTTTCCATTACAATGTCGCTGGGCTGCACATTATTTTCTGCTCAGCATACTACGGTCCGCACCTATAATCTGGACCTGAAAGAAAACCCAGCTCCTGTTACAATACAGCCAACCATGTACGGGATTTTCTTTGAAGATATCAATTTTGCAGCAGACGGAGGACTATATGCTGAACTGATTAAAAACCGGAGTTTTGAATTTGATGAACCTTTTACAGGATGGAAACAGCCCAATACAAAAACGCTTTCCCCCAATCTGGATTCCGGGTTTCTGACCATTTATACGGATCATTCCAAGAGCAATAAAAATTATGCAAGAATTACCGTTTTAAACAATAAAAATTACCTTCTGGAAAACGAGGGTTTCAGAGGAATTGGTATTCACGAAGGGGCAAAATATGATTTCAGTTTTGATCTGGAAAATGTCTCCGGAAATATCGCTGCTGTAAACGCACGCCTTGTTGATGAAAGCGGAAAAGAAATCGCTTCAGTCTCCACAATCATAAAACAGAAAGGATGGCAGAAATACAATACTGTTTTACAAACCCCGCGAACAGTTGAAAAAGCAAAACTGCAGATTACCTTTACAGGAAACGGAATTGTGAATATGGATATGATTTCACTTTTCCCTCAGGACACCTGGAAAAACAGAAAAGGCGGATTACGCAGGGATCTGGTACAAAAATTAGATGATTTACAGCCAGGATTTCTGCGGTTTCCGGGAGGATGTATTGTAGAAGGAAGAACATTGGCAGAAAGGTACCAGTGGAAAAAAACAGTGGGAAATGTAGCAGACCGGGAATATCTCATCAATAAATGGAGTACAGGATTTCCGCACCGTCTTACACCCGATTACGGACAATCTTTTGGGTTAGGATTTTTTGAATATTTTCAGCTTTCCGAAGAGTTGGGCGCAGAGCCTGTTCCTATTCTGAGCTGCGGAATGGCATGTCAGTTCAATACGGCAGAACTCGTCAAAATGGAAGATCTGGATCCGTATGTTCAGGATGCGCTGGATCTTATAGAATTTGCTAACGGAGATTCCGGAACCACAAAATGGGGGAAGCTTCGCGCTGATATGGGGCATGCAAAACCTTTTAATTTAAAACTGATCGGGGTAGGGAATGAGCAGTGGGGACCAGATTATATTGAACGTTATAAAGTGTTTGAAAAAGCGATCCATGCAAAATATCCCGGCATTAAGATCATCTCAGGAAGCGGACCATCACCTGACGGCGAATTCTTCGAATATGGCTGGAAAGAGCTGAAACAGCTTAACGCACAGATTGTTGATGAGCATTACTACAATTCACCCGACTGGTTTATGAGAAATGCCGGAAGATATGATCACTATGACCGTTCCGGGCCAAAAGTTTTTGCGGGAGAATATGCAGCCCAGTCTGTAGGGGTGGTGAAGCCTGATAATAAAAATAACTGGCTCACAGCACTTTCAGAAGCCGCTTTCATGACCGGGCTTGAAAGAAATGCAGAAGTCGTTCACATGACTTCTTATGCACCGCTTTTTGCCCATACGGATGGCTGGCAATGGACTCCTGACCTTATCTGGTTTAATAATCTGAAATCTTACGCCACTCCTAATTATTATGTTCAGAAGTTATTCTCCAACAATAAAGGAACAGATTTACTTAAAGTTGAAAATGAAGGAAAAGCCCTGTCAGGACAGGAAAATTTATATGCTACGGCAGTAAAGGATACAAAGAAAAATGAAATCATTATTAAAATAGTCAATACTGATGCGCAGGCTAAAAAAATCAATATTAATCCTATCAACCTCAAAGTAGGCAAAAAGTTGAACCGGATAGATCTTTCTGCACCAGCGCTTTCCAGTGAAAATAATTTCAATACTGAATCTGTGATGCCTAAAGAAGAGACTTCCTTATTAAAAAATGGGAAAATCTCAGCGGAAATTCCCGCTAATTCCTTAGTCGTTTTAAAGCTTGAATTAATTTAA
- a CDS encoding ribulokinase: MKKYVIGLDYGTDSVRAVLIDTENGSEITSSVSYYQRWKEGKYCDPSANSFRQHPSDHIEGLEKTISEVVRESGIPPEQIVSICIDTTGSSPLPVTTEGKALALVPGFEENPNAMMVLWKDHTAIREAEEINTLAKTWGGEDYTKYEGGIYSSEWFWAKILHISRVDEAVKNAAYTWMEHCDFMTFFLSDHQDVADFKRSRCAAGHKAMWHESWGGLPSEEFLNRLDPSLGKLRERLYKETFTSDEIAGHLNEEWAAKTGLTTNTVITVGTFDAHSGAVGAKVEENTLIRIMGTSTCDIMVASGETIGDTTVKGICGQVDGSVIPGLIGLEAGQSAFGDVLAWYKDILMWPVHQIMMQSESISEEQKTKLASEMEHELIRKLTLEAEKIPHADTVPVALDWVNGRRTPDADQELKAAISQLSLGTKAPHIFKALVNAICFGAKKIVDRFEDEGLKINKVIGIGGVARKSPFIMQTLANVLDMPIVVAASDQTPALGAAVYAAVSAGIYPTIQEASMKMGSAFEAEYQPKAEEVQHYRELMQQYQKLADFVEYNTKLKNNRKELQNS; this comes from the coding sequence ATGAAAAAATACGTTATCGGGCTGGACTATGGTACAGATTCCGTGCGGGCCGTGCTTATCGATACAGAAAACGGTTCCGAAATAACTTCTTCAGTCAGTTATTACCAGAGATGGAAAGAAGGCAAATACTGTGATCCTTCTGCCAACAGCTTCAGACAGCATCCTTCAGATCATATTGAAGGGTTGGAAAAGACTATTTCAGAAGTAGTAAGAGAAAGCGGAATTCCACCTGAACAGATCGTTAGTATTTGTATTGACACCACAGGCTCCTCACCGCTTCCGGTAACAACTGAAGGAAAAGCATTAGCTCTTGTTCCCGGATTTGAAGAGAATCCCAATGCAATGATGGTTTTATGGAAAGATCATACTGCTATCCGGGAGGCTGAAGAAATCAATACCCTTGCCAAAACCTGGGGTGGGGAAGATTATACTAAATATGAAGGAGGTATTTACTCATCAGAATGGTTTTGGGCCAAAATACTGCACATCAGCAGAGTAGACGAAGCGGTGAAAAATGCTGCTTACACCTGGATGGAGCATTGTGATTTTATGACCTTTTTTTTATCTGATCATCAGGATGTGGCTGATTTTAAAAGAAGTCGTTGTGCAGCAGGCCATAAAGCAATGTGGCACGAATCATGGGGCGGTCTGCCTTCAGAAGAATTTCTCAACAGACTTGATCCTTCGCTGGGAAAACTTAGAGAAAGATTATATAAAGAAACATTTACTTCAGACGAAATAGCAGGACATCTGAACGAAGAATGGGCAGCAAAAACCGGCCTTACCACCAATACTGTTATTACAGTAGGAACATTCGACGCCCACTCAGGAGCTGTAGGAGCAAAAGTGGAGGAAAATACGCTGATCAGGATTATGGGAACCTCAACGTGTGATATCATGGTAGCTTCAGGAGAAACGATCGGAGACACAACCGTAAAAGGAATATGCGGACAGGTTGACGGCTCCGTAATTCCCGGATTAATAGGGCTGGAAGCGGGACAGTCTGCATTTGGAGATGTGCTGGCATGGTATAAAGATATTCTGATGTGGCCGGTTCATCAGATTATGATGCAGTCCGAAAGCATTTCAGAAGAGCAGAAGACAAAGCTGGCCAGTGAAATGGAGCATGAACTCATCAGAAAACTAACTCTTGAAGCCGAAAAAATTCCACATGCTGACACTGTGCCTGTTGCATTAGACTGGGTGAACGGAAGAAGAACACCAGACGCAGATCAGGAACTTAAAGCAGCCATCAGTCAGCTTTCCCTGGGAACCAAGGCACCCCATATTTTCAAGGCTTTAGTCAATGCCATTTGTTTCGGAGCTAAAAAAATCGTGGACCGTTTTGAAGATGAAGGTCTGAAAATCAATAAAGTAATTGGAATCGGTGGAGTAGCAAGAAAATCACCGTTTATCATGCAGACACTCGCTAATGTTCTGGATATGCCGATTGTGGTTGCCGCTTCGGACCAGACTCCCGCGTTAGGGGCTGCTGTTTATGCAGCTGTATCAGCAGGAATTTATCCGACCATACAGGAAGCAAGCATGAAAATGGGTTCCGCATTTGAAGCGGAATACCAGCCGAAAGCGGAAGAAGTACAGCATTACAGAGAATTAATGCAGCAATACCAGAAGCTCGCTGATTTTGTAGAATACAATACCAAGCTGAAAAACAACAGGAAAGAACTTCAGAACTCCTGA